CCAGGTGAATCGACGGATTCAGGACGGTCGGCAATAGACAAAGGTTTTACAAGACGTCATTCGAACCGCACGTCGACCCAGCGGTTCCGCGGCCAGCCGCGCTCGTCGAAATCGTCGGCGCTCGAGACCAGGCCGCCCCGCTCGGTCTCGATCCGCTCGTCCTCGATCCCCTGCCGGATCAGGTACTTCTCCACGGCCCACGCGCGGCTGAGCGCGAGGTTGTGCAGGCCGGCGGCGAACTCCTCCCCCGTTGAGTGGCCGGTGACGCGGATCACCACGTTCGGCCCGAGCGAACGGACCAGATCGAGGAACCGAGCCTCCTCCCTCTCCTCCGCGAACCAGAAGATGGCCGACTGCTCGCGAAAGTGACCCGGGAAGCGCACGTTTCCCGAGGCGTCTCGAAGCAGCGCCTCCCCGGCCTTCGAATCGTCGCGCGCCTTCCGGGGCGCGGCGGGTTCGGCGGCGGGGGTCGTGGCGGGAGCCGTCGCCTGGGGTGCGGCGGGGATCGGGCGCGGGGCGGCGGCGGAGGGCGCCCGCCGGACCGCCTCCGGCTCCTGATGCGCCGCCTCTGGGGCCCGAGCCGTCGGTCTCGGCGTGCGCCCGGGCGCGGTCGCGAGGTAGGCGATTAGGCCGGCGACGCCGATCGCGACCCCCGCCGCGAGTACCAAGGGGATCTTCCACGCCGCGCGTCTTCGCGGTCGCGGCTCGCGCCGCGGTTCTCCTCTGTCGGGCTCGGGCTCCGCGCGGACGACGCGCACCGGTTCCTGGATCGGTTCCGCGGGCGCCGCGCTCGGGACGATATCCCGCACGCCATCGTCGTTGTGCTGCGACTTCTTCTTCGCGGGGAGGGTCTGCCGCTCCTCGCGCGCCTCCTTCGGCGGGACGCTCAGGGGAGTGACGATCGGTCCGTCGCGGCGCCAGGACATCATCGTGCGCCCCTTGCCGAAGGTCTGGTGGGCCACCGCGAGCGGCGGCCTCGACGGCGTGGACGGCGGCTGCTGATCGAACCGCTCGATGAGATCGCCGAGGGCGTGGAACGGAGCGTGGCTCTCCTCCGAGGCGCCGCCCTCCGGGTAGCGCAGGATCACCCCGTCGCGCGGGTCGTCGGGGCCCACAATGAAGACGGGCACGAGCATCTCGACCGCGCGGCTCATCACGACGTGGAAGCCGCCTTGCGCGCGCGCCTCGGGGGTCCCGACCGTGTAGAGGATCGCCGCCGGCCTTCCCATCTGCAGGAGGAAGAGCAGCTCGTCCACGTTGTCGCCGACGACGATGCGGAAGCCGCGCCGCTCGAGATCCGTGAGCGCCGGACCGAGATCCCAGGGGAACGCCGCGTCCGTGTAGCAGTACACGACGGGCCGTTTGTCGCTGCCGCTCGCCATGGTTCGACGCCGCAGTATACGCCGCGAGCTCGGTGGGCCGGTAGACGGATTTTTAGTGCCGAGCCCCGACCCGTCCTGTGGTTACAATCCGGTCGTGGGATGGTTCCGGCTCATCGTCGTCGCCGCCGCGATCGCGCTCGCCGTGTGGCTCGTCGTGAGGCTGGTCAGGCCGGGGGAGCTGTGCCGGATCGTCGTGCGCGACATGCGGGTCGCGATGCGCGGTTCCCTCCCGGGGCGTTCCCGCAGCGAGATCGTCGATTTCGTCGCGAGTCTCTCTCTGCCGGACGGAGCCAAGATCCGCGGCATCCGCGACGGGAGTGCCGTGCGCATCGAATTCAATGGCGCCGTGCCCGACTCCGAGCGGCAGCGGATCCGCAACTTCCTGATGCTCAGGCGATGACGCGGTTTGACATGACATCATGATGTGATTACAGTTTCCGAAGGGCAGAGGAACAGCCATGATACGGACGCAAATTCAGCTCGAGGCGCGGCACGAGCGGGCGATCAAGAAGATCGCCAAGCGCGACGGCATCTCCATGGCCGAGGTGATCCGGCGGTGCGTGGACGCGGCGCTCGCCGCGGAAGGCGAGGCGGAGCTGGAAGCGCGGTACAAGGTGGCCTCGCAGATGATAGGAGCGTTCACCTCCGCAGATCGAGCTGCCGACGTCGCGGCGAATCACGACGACTACCTGGACGAGGCGTTCGAGTGAGCGGCGTGTTCGTCGACACCTCCGCGCTCCTTGCGCTCCTGGTCGCGGACGACACGAACCACCAGGCGGCGAAGAGCGCGTTCGATTCTCTATCGAGGGAACAGGCGCGGCTGTTCACGACCTCCTACGTGCTCGTCGAGACCTATGCGCTCCTCGGCCGGAGGCACGGCCGCGACGCGGCCCAGCGCTTCAGGAACGACTTCGCGCCGCTTTTGGACGTCGTGTGGGTCGGTACCGAGTTGCACGAAGCGGGGCTGGACGGCTGCCTCGGGAGCCCGGCACGTTCGCTCTCCCTCGTCGACGCCGTGTCGTTCGCGGCCCTGCGTGCCCGCGGCGCCCACCGCGCCTTCGCGTTCGATCGCCACTTCGCGACCGCCGGGTTCGAGCTCGTGAGGTGATCGCCGGCGCACGCGATTGGAGGGCGCGCTGCCCGGGCGCTCCTGGGACGGTTGTCGCTCGGAGCCCGCGATGATAGCTTCTGGTTGATCACCGCGAACCGTTTCACGCACCGCCGGCAGGGAGGAAGACCATGTGGCGAGTGAACAGGGCGATGAATCCTATCGGGCGCTGGATGCTGTTGACCCCCATCGTGGCCATCACATGGTCCGCCTGCGGCCCGCCCCCGGCGTTGCGCACGGCGCTCGCGAGCCCGGGCGGCGTGGCGCAACTCGATCTCTCCGCGGGGTTCCTGCGGGGCGCGGGGGACAAGCAGGGCGAGATCCGAGGCGTGCCGCCGGAGATAGGGACCCTTTGGGATCTCCGCGTGCTCCAGCTGGCGGGGAACCGGCTCACCGCGCTGCCGGAGAGCATCGGCGACCTGGCCTCGCTCGAGATCCTCGATCTTCGGGCCAACTACCTCTCAAGCCTCCCCGCCTCGATCGGGCGGCTCTCAAACCTGAAGCTCCTCTACCTGAGCGGGAACCCGCTTTCGGAGGATGAGGTCCGGCGGATCCGCGAGGCGCTGCCGGCGGCCATGGTGGTATTCGTCTCGCCGGATCTTTTCGACCACGGTCCGATCCGCCCGACCACGCCGGAGGAGGAGGCCGAGATCCGCGGTTCGCTCGCCCAGTGCGAGGCTGGCGAGGCTAAAGTGTGCCAGCGGATCTACGACATCCTGTACGACGCCGGCGACGCGGAGCGTGGCTACCTGATCGGCAGCATCGGCTGCCGGATGGAGGAGAAGGCGAAGGCCTCGTCCGTGCTCAACCTGTGCACGAAGGCCGGTGACTCCGCGATGGAGCTCTACCGCGTCCTTCCGAAGGAGCGCGGCCTGGACCAGAGCGTCGGGATCGCGCACGGGCTTTTCTACTACAGGTTCGCCTGCGACCAGGGATATCAGCCGGCCTGTTC
This Pseudomonadota bacterium DNA region includes the following protein-coding sequences:
- a CDS encoding DUF3634 family protein, producing the protein MGWFRLIVVAAAIALAVWLVVRLVRPGELCRIVVRDMRVAMRGSLPGRSRSEIVDFVASLSLPDGAKIRGIRDGSAVRIEFNGAVPDSERQRIRNFLMLRR
- a CDS encoding CopG family transcriptional regulator yields the protein MIRTQIQLEARHERAIKKIAKRDGISMAEVIRRCVDAALAAEGEAELEARYKVASQMIGAFTSADRAADVAANHDDYLDEAFE
- a CDS encoding PIN domain-containing protein, whose translation is MSGVFVDTSALLALLVADDTNHQAAKSAFDSLSREQARLFTTSYVLVETYALLGRRHGRDAAQRFRNDFAPLLDVVWVGTELHEAGLDGCLGSPARSLSLVDAVSFAALRARGAHRAFAFDRHFATAGFELVR